Part of the Tamandua tetradactyla isolate mTamTet1 chromosome 11, mTamTet1.pri, whole genome shotgun sequence genome, ACCTAGGACTTAAGATAAACAGTAAGGCTGAGCctaattgtttttatcagaaaacacTTTCCACATTCTCTTGCAGGACTCTGGGGATACCATCTCCCCAGAGATCATGAGCCTATGGGCAGAATTTCTGGAGAGTAGAAGACCCTTCTGTCAGGGAAGGAAGCAGAGGGAGACAAGCAGATCTTGCAAGCAGAGCTGTTGTTGAATCAGCTCTGCCTCTTAAATTTGTGTACCTCTGGGCAAGTGCTCTAGTTCCTCTCTGTGGTTCTGTCCCCTTCCAACAAGAAGGGGACTGTTCCACTTAACACACAGAGTCTTGAGAAACAGAGATGAGCCAGGAAAGGCTGGAGGAAGGTTCTCTGAAAAGgagctatttcatttcttttaattctgtgtGTTCTTGATAGCAAATAGTGAGCTTCTGTGGTGGAGGTGAAGGGAGGAGGGTCAGGTGGTCCTTGGAATGGATGCTTCAGGTGGGAATACTCTGTCTTTATTCTTTGGAATTGCCTCTGTTAGTTCCCAGAAGAGCCCCCACCACACATGTCTGCAGACATGGCCGTGACCTGTGTGGTGACAGCTGTTCACTCTGTGCCATCAATGAACTCTTCCGTGACTGAGTGGGAAGTTGGAATTTCCAGGCCCTGAGGTTGCTCAGAGGGGAAAGGTGCCAGGCTTTGACAGTTGCTTCCTTGGGTTTCAGCTTTGGTCTGTAATATGTGAACTCAACTCCTTCTGTCTTCAGGTCAAAACGACTGCAAGAGGGCCACCTCTTTTCCCAAGACCACCCTTCATGGACCACCCTGTGAGAGAACTTATGTCACCAATGGAGAGATATGGGCTGTCTCCTCCACCTTGGGAGTGTTTTGGGCCTTGGCTTCCACCTTCACTTCCAGCTGGACCTCTGCCTCTACCTGCATTTCGACTGCCACCCCCACCTGGAACacaacctccacctccacctggaccacgacctccagctccacctccacctgcaccacaacctccaagtggaacaccacctccacctccacctgaagaACGACTTgcagctccacctccacctggaccacgacttcaCGCTCCACCACCAACTGCACCAGAATCACCATGTGGAACACgatctccacctccacctggaccacgacttgcagctccacctccacctggaccacgacctGCATGTGGAACAccacctggaccacaacctccaggtggaacaccacctccacctccatctgGACCACGACTTTCAGCTGTACCTCCACCTGGACCGGAACCTCCATTTGGAATACGACCTCCACTTCCACCTGGGCCACGACTTCCAGgttcacctccacctggaccgCGACTTCCAGTTCCACCTCCACCTGcaccacaacctccaggtggaacaccacctccacctccatctgGACCACGACTTTCAGCTGTACCTCCACCTGGACCGGAACCTCCATTTGGAACACGACCTCCACCTTCACCTGGACCACGGCTTACAACtacacctccacctggaccacaacctctaggtggaacaccacctccacctccacctggaccacgacttccaggttcacctccacctggaccacgacttccagttccacctccacctgcaccacaacctccaggtggaacaccacctccacctccacctgaacCACGAATTCcaactccacctccacctccacctggaccacgactttcAGCTATACCTCCACCTGGACCGGAATCTCCATTTGgaacacgacctccacctccacctgggccACGACTTACAACtacacctccacctggaccacaacctccaggtggaacaccacctccacctccacctgggccACGACTTAAAACTACACCTCCACCTGgactacaacctccaggtggaacaccacctccacctccatctgGACCACGACTTTCAGCTGTACCTCCACCTGGACCGGAACCTCCATTTGGAATACGACCTCCAtttccacctggaccacgacttccagttccacctccacctgcaccacaacctccaggtggaacaccatctccacctccacctggagaACGACTTCcaactccacctccacctggaccacaacctccaggtggaacaccacctccacctccacctgaacCACGAATTCCAActtcacctccacctggaccacaacctccaggtggtacaccacctccacctccacctggaccacgactttcAGCTATACCTCCACCTGGACCGGAATCTCCATTTGgaacacgacctccacctccacctccacctgggccACGACTTAcaactccacctccacctggaccacaacctccaggtggaacaccacctccacctccacctggaccacgactttcAGCTATACCTCCACCTGGACCGGAATCTCCATTTGgaacacgacctccacctccacctgggccACGACTTACAACtgcacctccacctggaccacaacctccaggtggaacaccacctccacctccacctggaccacgactttcAGCTATACCTCCACCTGGACCGGAATCTCCATTTGgaacacgacctccacctccacctggaccacgacttaCAACtacacctccacctggaccacaacctccaggtggaacaccacctccacctccatctgAACCACGACTTTCAGCTGTACCTCCACCTGGACCGGAACCTCCATTTGGAATACGACCTCCACTTCTACCTGGATCACGACTTCCAGTTCCACCTCCAACTGcaccacaacctccaggtggaacaccacctccacctccacctggaccacgactttcAGCTATACCTCCACCTGGACCGAAATCTCCATTTGgaacacgacctccacctccacctggaccacgacttacagctccacctccacctgcagTGCAACTTCCATTTGgaacacgacctccacctccacctggaccacgacttacagctccacctccacctgcactACAGCCTCCATTTGgaacacgacctccacctccacctccacctcgaCCACGACTTCCAGCTCCACCTTCACCTGAACCACAACCTCCATTTGgaacacgacctccacctccacctggacctccCCTTGGACCTCTGCCTCTTCCTGAATTGAAgctcccacctccacctggacctccCCTTGGACCCCCATATCCACCTGGATTTCGTCCTGCACCTCCACCTTCCCCATGTGGTCTTAATTTGGGGCttttcaaaaaagcaaaatatctgTGCTTTTTTATAAGTACTGTTCTACATTCAGGGCATATTAAGGAAGACATGTATTCCCTAGTGTAGCttatggttaaatttattcagtaATGCTTGAATCATTGTAATCAAGAAAATTGTTCATTCGAAATTTAAATTACTGAATAACAAATGAATTTTAGTTGTTAAGTGCAATCGAGTATCAGGGAGGACACATTCCTCTCTAGCAAGACAATGAGGGAGGTGTATCATAGAACAAGTAGTAATCTAAAAGAGTTCTCAATGTCAAAGCTACAACAATTTAAGCAACAATTAAATTAAGTGGTATTGCTTATGTCTAAGTTTGTCATGGCTTCTataacaaaataccagaaactggTTGGTTTTAACAAGAGGACTTGTAGAATCACGGTTTGGATGTTAGAAATCCAAAGTCAAGGTATTAGCAGAAGAGTCCTCATAGTCTATAGACCTCTGTTGGTAGTTTGCCAGTTATTAAAATTTGCtcgtcacatggccatctctatTTCTACCTCCTTCTATGGCTTCTATTTTCAGGTAtagatttcctttgcttataaggatttcagtcATGCCAGATTAAGGACCAGCCTGATTCAATCTGACCttatcttaataggatcttcgaAGACCCTAATCATAGATAACTGCATATGTCCATGGCTGGGGTCAAGATCCCATTTATACATGATTTCACACTCCAGGGCCAGGGGATACGAATTGAACATTTCTttctgggtgatgtgatttaatctagTGCAGATTATAatgcaaagtataaaataaatatccatgagtccatactgatataaataaaataaatatgtgagaaGAGACACAACTCCTTTGCaggagaattccaaataatttgtgTAAAAGCTCTCCTTAAATTGGAGCACAATTCCCGATTTCTTAAGTGGCTTTCTTCCAAAAAGTGCAATAGTGAATAGTGAGTTTCTTTCTGTAAGTACAATCAGGAATCAGGTGGGGAAAGAATAACTTTACAGTTGAGAAACATGACAAATACAACCCTCGCCAGGTGTTAAAGCCAACATCAGCAGTGACACATCACATCGATGGTGCAAAcctttgtggttttttttgcaagtgcaggcaccaggaacaaacttttgattttatggGGTGAAAATGGCATTTTGTCTCTGTGGTCTTTCTCCCGGTAGTCCATGATTCCAGtctaataatgagaaaaacaccaaaaaattcCAGTTGATGGACcgtctacaaaatacctgaccagtactccAGAGAACTCTCAATGTCATCTCAAACAATGCTAACCTGAAAAATGTcccagccaagaggagcctaaggcTATGTGGTAAGTAATGTAATGTGGTGTCCTGGATGGGATTCAGGAACAGAAAAAGGCTGTTGGCTAAAAACTAAGAAAACCGAATAAACTGCAGGCATTAGTTAACAACACCTTAATGATATTGGTTCAttgattataacaaatatatcataatatactatgtaataataggggaaactaggTGTTGGGTTTATGAGAACCCTTTATAATTTCTTTACAAattttctgtaagcctaaaatTGTTATTAAAAAGTTTCTTAAGAGGGGTGagagggttgttcagtggtagaattctcgcctgccatgtgggagaccagggtttggttccccacccatgtacttcccaaacaaacaagcaaacaagcaaaaaacagatgaaaaaaaaattcaatgaatggtgctgcaacaaggggatgctgacatggaaaaagaatgaaatgtgacccctgccatacagcatacaaagaaaaaaaagtttcttaaatATTGTGTTTCaatacttttatttatgtttagaAATGACACTTAATTTAAGGCAGAAAGCTGCTACATGTAATGCTACAGCACTTGTATACATCTGGCATTTTAATTTATGAAGGAGACattgctattaatttt contains:
- the LOC143650545 gene encoding uncharacterized protein LOC143650545, whose translation is MGSLGLLFWLLLVQSSWSMLGHPNASDHFRIGPDIYGFPLVAVNVAVFLGIISIVMFLRICIPDVGHRLYSGTVLQVKEEISEALKEHKIIREKLSEYKDKIIRLKDDVGELRRVKISLSEELNSYKANRAVPMFQYGLRGLAPNHCTLEEYIKEVQAERDALRSEIRALEEESKRLAVNIEKLRMYLSERRMEEMKRRMWKSESSFRHQIILHEEKAHDNWLRARALQREVLVKDTESHELRQRLLEETEKNNLRGECRIWKPMPGRYDIQKSPWRGPGAAPLWNGSSGRPLPTEATEKGKVKTTARGPPLFPRPPFMDHPVRELMSPMERYGLSPPPWECFGPWLPPSLPAGPLPLPAFRLPPPPGTQPPPPPGPRPPAPPPPAPQPPSGTPPPPPPEERLAAPPPPGPRLHAPPPTAPESPCGTRSPPPPGPRLAAPPPPGPRPACGTPPGPQPPGGTPPPPPSGPRLSAVPPPGPEPPFGIRPPLPPGPRLPGSPPPGPRLPVPPPPAPQPPGGTPPPPPSGPRLSAVPPPGPEPPFGTRPPPSPGPRLTTTPPPGPQPLGGTPPPPPPGPRLPGSPPPGPRLPVPPPPAPQPPGGTPPPPPPEPRIPTPPPPPPGPRLSAIPPPGPESPFGTRPPPPPGPRLTTTPPPGPQPPGGTPPPPPPGPRLKTTPPPGLQPPGGTPPPPPSGPRLSAVPPPGPEPPFGIRPPFPPGPRLPVPPPPAPQPPGGTPSPPPPGERLPTPPPPGPQPPGGTPPPPPPEPRIPTSPPPGPQPPGGTPPPPPPGPRLSAIPPPGPESPFGTRPPPPPPPGPRLTTPPPPGPQPPGGTPPPPPPGPRLSAIPPPGPESPFGTRPPPPPGPRLTTAPPPGPQPPGGTPPPPPPGPRLSAIPPPGPESPFGTRPPPPPGPRLTTTPPPGPQPPGGTPPPPPSEPRLSAVPPPGPEPPFGIRPPLLPGSRLPVPPPTAPQPPGGTPPPPPPGPRLSAIPPPGPKSPFGTRPPPPPGPRLTAPPPPAVQLPFGTRPPPPPGPRLTAPPPPALQPPFGTRPPPPPPPRPRLPAPPSPEPQPPFGTRPPPPPGPPLGPLPLPELKLPPPPGPPLGPPYPPGFRPAPPPSPCGLNLGLFKKAKYLCFFISTVLHSGHIKEDMYSLV